The following proteins are encoded in a genomic region of Candidatus Methylomirabilis sp.:
- the rpmH gene encoding 50S ribosomal protein L34, producing the protein MKRTYQPNRSKRKRTHGFRERMRTPAGRNVLKRRRAKGRRRLAV; encoded by the coding sequence ATGAAGCGAACCTATCAGCCAAATCGGAGCAAGCGGAAACGCACGCACGGGTTCCGAGAGCGAATGAGGACCCCCGCGGGGCGGAACGTGCTGAAGCGGCGGCGGGCCAAGGGGCGGCGGCGCCTGGCCGTCTGA
- a CDS encoding MBL fold metallo-hydrolase, with product MAGEPVPLSDRVFLLPGPVNMFLLREGRACVAVDTGLTADAGRRVLRAVEGLGGELVAIVNSHAHADHFGGNAFLLKRTAAEVYAPAQEEAILRYPDLEPFYLFGAAPPAELTSRLLRAEASRVDRIVDGDLLLAGLTVRSVPAPGHSINQYAFQVDDVFLAADALFGEEALAKHQVVYCYDPRRHRETLDLLGGITARITVPSHGPPTAESPALLEANRRNLEGTRRAVLGALGSPGLAEEVAARVTDLLGLQPTLEAYHLNLSTIKGHLAALRAEGLAAFRFEKGRLLWERG from the coding sequence ATGGCCGGCGAGCCGGTTCCCCTCTCGGACCGGGTGTTCCTCCTGCCGGGTCCCGTGAATATGTTCCTCCTGCGGGAGGGGCGGGCCTGCGTCGCCGTGGACACCGGGCTGACGGCAGACGCCGGCCGCCGCGTCCTCCGAGCGGTGGAGGGGCTGGGCGGGGAGCTGGTGGCCATCGTGAACAGCCACGCCCATGCGGATCACTTCGGGGGGAACGCCTTCCTTCTGAAGCGGACGGCCGCCGAGGTGTACGCGCCCGCCCAGGAGGAGGCGATCCTCCGGTACCCGGACCTGGAGCCCTTTTATCTGTTCGGGGCCGCGCCCCCCGCGGAGCTGACGAGCCGGCTCCTGCGGGCCGAGGCAAGCCGGGTGGACCGGATCGTCGACGGGGATCTTCTGCTGGCCGGCCTGACGGTTCGGTCGGTGCCGGCCCCGGGGCACTCGATCAACCAGTACGCGTTTCAGGTGGACGACGTTTTCCTGGCCGCCGACGCGCTCTTCGGGGAGGAGGCCCTCGCCAAGCACCAGGTAGTGTACTGCTATGACCCGAGGAGACACCGGGAGACGCTGGATCTCCTGGGGGGGATCACGGCTCGGATCACGGTTCCGTCGCATGGGCCACCGACGGCCGAGAGTCCGGCGCTGCTTGAAGCCAACCGCCGCAACCTGGAGGGGACCCGCAGGGCGGTTCTGGGTGCCCTGGGGAGCCCCGGTCTCGCCGAGGAGGTCGCGGCGCGGGTGACCGACCTGCTCGGCCTGCAACCTACCCTCGAGGCGTACCATCTGAATCTCAGCACCATCAAGGGGCATCTCGCCGCCCTCAGGGCCGAGGGGCTCGCGGCCTTCCGGTTCGAGAAGGGCCGCCTCCTCTGGGAGCGGGGATGA
- the yidC gene encoding membrane protein insertase YidC yields MEKRALLASALAILILIAWQVFFAPGPPRPKGEKSAEAPAALPATGLKPAAPAPPRRPPVAVRQPQREEQIRLETDLLQITLTNQGGAVLSWRIRQYTDEAGQPLDLAPARAPGEPPLSLAAWVEGGQGPDQLLEVVSRPSGVPGEPQTVLFRTAEGGGLILEKRLTVHPGKYQVDLDLRLINTGAGATTPNLRVAWGPGFRGTAKDGATQRGQAVALVGGKRVTEDVTKVNGEVEHKGEVAWVAVQDTYFAAALVPVGGSAAAVFQKGVGDRPVAALRFAGTALPAGAERTLAVHVFGGPKEVERLRDLGQDLDRLVDLGWFDFLARPALYLMKFLYSFTGNYGVVILIITLLQKVAFLPLTQKSLKSMQGMQTLQPKIAAIRERHKGNTQRINQETMELYKRHGVNPLGGCLPMLVQIPIFIALYNALSNSVELWRAPFALWIDDLSAPDTLFVLPFAVPFVGEGVAVRVLPLLMGASMFVQQKMTPTAGDPRQAQMMLYMMPTLFTFLFWSFPSGLVLYWLGSNVLQIGHQHYMNRFVRKPAAAEA; encoded by the coding sequence ATGGAGAAGCGCGCCCTCCTGGCGAGCGCCCTCGCGATCCTGATCCTGATCGCCTGGCAGGTCTTCTTCGCGCCCGGGCCCCCGCGCCCGAAAGGGGAGAAGTCCGCGGAGGCCCCGGCGGCACTACCGGCGACGGGGCTCAAGCCCGCCGCCCCCGCGCCTCCCCGCCGCCCCCCGGTCGCCGTACGGCAGCCCCAGCGTGAGGAGCAGATCCGGCTCGAAACCGATCTCCTGCAGATCACCCTGACCAACCAGGGCGGGGCCGTGCTGAGCTGGCGCATCAGACAATACACCGATGAGGCCGGCCAGCCGCTCGACCTGGCCCCGGCCCGCGCGCCCGGGGAACCCCCACTTTCCCTTGCGGCGTGGGTGGAGGGGGGCCAGGGACCCGACCAGCTGCTCGAGGTGGTGAGTCGCCCGAGCGGGGTGCCCGGGGAGCCCCAGACGGTCCTCTTCCGAACCGCCGAGGGGGGCGGGCTCATCCTCGAGAAGCGACTCACCGTTCACCCGGGGAAGTATCAGGTGGATCTCGACCTGCGGCTGATCAATACGGGCGCAGGGGCGACGACCCCGAACCTGCGGGTCGCGTGGGGACCCGGCTTCCGGGGCACGGCAAAGGATGGGGCGACGCAGCGGGGCCAGGCGGTCGCCCTGGTGGGAGGCAAGCGCGTGACGGAGGACGTCACGAAAGTGAATGGGGAGGTGGAGCACAAGGGGGAGGTGGCCTGGGTGGCCGTTCAGGACACCTACTTCGCCGCGGCGCTGGTCCCGGTGGGGGGAAGCGCGGCGGCGGTCTTCCAGAAGGGGGTCGGGGACCGACCGGTGGCGGCGCTCCGTTTCGCCGGGACGGCGCTGCCGGCGGGAGCCGAGCGGACCCTGGCGGTGCACGTTTTCGGGGGACCCAAAGAGGTGGAGCGGCTGCGGGACCTCGGGCAGGACCTGGACCGGCTAGTGGATCTGGGCTGGTTCGACTTCCTGGCCCGCCCGGCTCTCTACCTGATGAAGTTCCTGTACAGCTTCACGGGGAACTACGGCGTCGTGATCCTCATCATCACCCTCCTGCAGAAGGTCGCATTCCTGCCCCTCACCCAGAAGAGCCTGAAGTCCATGCAGGGAATGCAGACGCTGCAGCCCAAAATAGCCGCGATCCGGGAGCGGCACAAGGGCAACACCCAGCGGATCAATCAGGAAACCATGGAGCTGTACAAGCGCCACGGGGTGAACCCCCTGGGGGGATGCCTTCCGATGCTCGTCCAGATCCCCATCTTCATTGCGCTCTATAACGCCCTGAGCAATTCGGTGGAGCTCTGGCGGGCCCCCTTTGCCCTGTGGATCGATGACCTCTCGGCCCCGGACACCCTCTTCGTCCTCCCCTTCGCCGTCCCATTTGTGGGCGAGGGGGTCGCGGTCCGGGTCCTGCCCCTTCTGATGGGGGCGAGCATGTTCGTCCAGCAGAAGATGACCCCCACCGCCGGGGACCCCCGCCAGGCGCAGATGATGCTCTACATGATGCCGACCTTGTTCACCTTCCTCTTCTGGAGCTTCCCCTCCGGCCTCGTCCTGTACTGGCTCGGGAGCAACGTCCTCCAGATCGGTCACCAGCACTACATGAACCGGTTCGTCCGGAAGCCTGCCGCCGCGGAGGCGTAG
- the yidD gene encoding membrane protein insertion efficiency factor YidD, whose translation MSRLPARVAAWLIALYQAWISPALPPACRFLPTCSAYAREAIGRYGLWWGGWLALRRFLRCHPLGASGFDPVPSRRIGRAR comes from the coding sequence GTGAGCCGCCTTCCCGCTCGAGTAGCGGCCTGGCTCATTGCCCTCTACCAGGCCTGGATCTCGCCGGCGCTGCCGCCGGCGTGTCGCTTCCTGCCCACCTGCTCGGCGTACGCCCGAGAGGCGATCGGGCGGTACGGGCTCTGGTGGGGGGGATGGCTCGCCCTGCGGCGGTTCCTGCGCTGCCACCCTCTCGGCGCCTCCGGGTTCGACCCCGTCCCCTCGCGACGCATCGGGCGCGCGCGGTAA